One Ardenticatenales bacterium DNA segment encodes these proteins:
- a CDS encoding glycosyltransferase family 2 protein → MPRVSVIIPAYNHAPYVRACVDSALAQTYTDREVIVVDDGSTDGTREILRDYGEAIHLILQPNRGTQAARNTAVRAASGEFIALLDSDDVWLPAKLEKQVAALERQPAAGLVYSLAYTIDATGRRLNGGNPTGVVLPEGADAFQELLRGDFMPALTVMIRRACLQEIGLFDETLIGSGDWDLWLRIAARYPVICVPEPLALYRLHGTNTTHHLYRSQLVYAEHARVLEKGMQLAPHPLPPTIREQALARTHLWGAEMAAAAGRPADAGTELVHACQLDAHLLADKDNMIGRLVRCVHLCGGRQPRGADYRRIVAALFAPLLAALPQVAAWRRPVLATAAMSTFFDSFHAGDMATVRSLGPTGIAADPRWLRNRGVWSIMVRAILARRASPVPDAP, encoded by the coding sequence ATGCCGCGTGTTAGCGTCATTATCCCCGCCTATAATCACGCCCCCTACGTGCGCGCCTGCGTGGACAGCGCCCTGGCGCAGACCTACACCGACCGCGAGGTGATCGTGGTGGACGATGGCTCCACGGATGGCACGCGGGAGATTCTGCGCGACTATGGCGAGGCAATTCACCTGATCTTGCAGCCGAACCGGGGCACGCAGGCGGCGCGCAACACCGCCGTGCGCGCCGCGTCCGGGGAGTTTATCGCGCTGTTGGACTCGGATGACGTCTGGCTGCCGGCAAAACTGGAGAAACAGGTGGCGGCTCTGGAGCGGCAGCCGGCGGCGGGGCTGGTTTATTCGCTGGCCTATACCATTGACGCTACCGGACGACGGCTCAATGGCGGCAACCCGACCGGCGTGGTTTTACCAGAGGGGGCCGATGCGTTTCAGGAACTGCTGCGGGGCGATTTTATGCCGGCACTCACCGTCATGATCCGCCGCGCCTGTCTGCAAGAAATTGGCCTCTTCGACGAAACCCTCATCGGCTCCGGCGACTGGGACCTCTGGCTGCGCATCGCCGCCCGCTACCCCGTCATCTGCGTGCCCGAACCCCTCGCCCTCTACCGCCTGCACGGGACCAACACCACCCACCACCTCTACCGTAGTCAACTCGTCTACGCCGAACACGCCCGCGTCCTGGAAAAGGGTATGCAACTGGCTCCCCATCCGCTGCCCCCGACCATTCGCGAGCAAGCCCTGGCCCGCACGCACCTCTGGGGCGCGGAAATGGCAGCGGCGGCGGGTCGGCCCGCGGATGCCGGCACGGAACTGGTCCACGCCTGCCAACTCGACGCCCACCTCCTGGCCGACAAAGACAACATGATCGGTCGCCTCGTCCGCTGCGTCCACCTCTGCGGCGGACGCCAACCGCGCGGCGCAGACTACCGCCGCATCGTCGCCGCCCTCTTCGCCCCCCTGCTCGCGGCCCTGCCCCAGGTCGCGGCCTGGCGACGCCCCGTCCTGGCAACCGCCGCCATGAGCACCTTTTTCGACAGCTTCCACGCCGGTGACATGGCCACCGTGCGCTCCCTCGGCCCCACCGGGATCGCCGCCGACCCCCGCTGGCTACGCAATCGCGGCGTCTGGTCTATCATGGTCCGGGCCATCCTCGCGCGCCGCGCCTCCCCCGTTCCAGATGCGCCATGA